The genomic window GACATCTCCGTGCTGCTCACCGAACACGACGGTCGCGACGGCGTCTATCTGCACCAGGAGGCCGAGGCGTGAGACACCTGCTGAGCGTCACCGATCTGGACCGCGCCGCGGCGTCCGAGCTGCTCGACGAGGCCGAGCGCTTCGAGCAGGCGCTGCTCGGTCGCGAGGTGCACAAGCTGCCGACCCTGCGCGGCCGCACCGTGATGACGGTGTTCTACGAGAACTCGACCCGCACCCGGGTGTCCTTCGAGGTCGCCGGGAAGTGGATGAGCGCCGACGTGATCAACGTCAGCGCGAGCAGCTCGTCGGTGTCCAAGGGCGAATCGCTGCGCGACACGGCGCTGACCCTGCACGCCGCGGGCGCGGACGCGCTGATCGTGCGGCATCCCGCCTCCGGCGCCGCGCACCAGATCGCGCACTGGATGGACGGCTGGGCGCGTGCGGAGGGCCGGTCGTCCGGTCCCGCGATCGTCAACGCGGGCGACGGCATGCACGAACACCCGACCCAGGCGCTGCTCGACGCGCTGACGCTGCGCCAGCGGCTCGGCGACATCGAGGGCAAGCGGGTCGTGATCGTCGGCGACATCCTGCACAGCCGGGTGGCGCGCTCCAACGTCTTCCTGCTGCACACCCTCGGCGCCGAGGTCGTACTCGTCGCGCCGCGCACGCTGCTGCCGGTCGGCGTCGAAGCCTGGCCGGCCCGTGTCTCGCACCACCTGGACGCCGAACTGCCCGGCGCCGACGCGGTGCTCATGCTCCGCGTCCAAGCCGAGCGCATGAACGGCGGGTTCTTCCCCTCGGCGCGCGAGTACTCGGTGAACTACGGGCTGTCCGAGCGCAGGCTCGCGCTGCTCGCGGAACACGCGGTCGTCATGCACCCCGGTCCGATGCTGCGCGGCATGGAAATCGCCTCGGCCGTGGCCGATTCGCCGAAGGCCGCGATCCTGCAGCAGGTCACCAACGGCGTGCACCTGCGCATGGCGGTGCTGTTCCGGCTGCTGGTCGGCGCGCAGGAGGCAGTGGCATGAACGGCAACGAGCGGAAGGTGGCGCGATGAGTGGGCTGTTGATCAAGGGGGCCTTGATCTACGGCGAGGGTGAGCCCGTCGACGTGTTCGTCGACGAGGGCGAGATCCGGCAGATCGGCACCGATCTCGGCATCGTGGACGCCGAGATCATCGAGGCGAAGGGCCAGATCCTGCTGCCCGGCTTCGTCGACCTGCACACCCACCTGCGCGAACCGGGTCGCGAGGACACCGAGACCATCGAGACCGGTTCGGCCGCCGCGGCGCTGGGCGGCTACACCGCCGTGTTCGCCATGGCCAACACCAACCCGGTCGCCGACTCGGTGGTCGTCACCGACCACGTGTGGCGGCGCGGCCAGGAGGTCGGCCTCGTCGACGTGTTCCCGGTGGGCGCGGTGACGGTCGGGCTGGAGGGCAAGCAGCTCGCGGAGATGGGCACCATGGCGGCGGGCGTCGGCGCGGTGCGGATGTTCTCCGACGACGGCCACTGCGTGTACGACCCGCTGATCATGCGCCGCGCGCTGGAGTACTCGAACTCCCTCGGCGTGCTCATCGCCCAGCACGCGGAGGAGCCCCGGCTGACCAAGGGCGCGGTCGCGCACGAGGGCCCGACCGCGGCGCGGCTCGGTCTCGCGGGCTGGCCGCGGGCCGCCGAGGAATCGATCGTGGCCCGCGACGCGCTGCTGGCCAGGGACGCGGGCGCGCGCGTGCACATCTGCCACGCCTCCACCGCGGGCACCGTGGAACTGGTGAAATGGGCCAAGTCCCAAGGCATTTCGATCACCGCCGAGGTGACGCCGCACCACCTCCTGCTGGACGACTCGCGGCTGGAGACCTACGACGCGGTCAACAAGGTCAACCCGCCGCTGCGCGAGGCCTCCGACGCCGCGGCGCTGCGGCAGGCGCTGGCCGAGGGCATCATCGACTGCGTGGCCACCGACCACGCCCCGCACGCCGAACAGGACAAGTGCTGCGAATTCGCCGCGGCCCGTCCCGGCATGCTGGGCCTGGAGACGGCGCTGTCGATCGTCGTCCAGACGATGGTCGAACCGGGGCTGCTGGACTGGCGCGGCGTGGCCCGCGTGATGAGCGAGCAGCCCGCGCGGATCGTCGGACTCGACGACCACGGCCGCCCGCTCGAGGTGGGCGAGCCCGCGAACCTCACCCTGGTCGACCCCGGCGCCACCTGGACGGTGCGCGCCGCCGAGCTGGCCAGCATCTCGAACAACACGCCGTTCGAGGCGATGACCTTCCCTGCCAAGGTGACGGCGACGTTGCTGCGCGGCCGGGTGACCGCACGCGAGGGCAAAGCGGTCTTGGGTACAGGAGGTCCGTAGGTGGAGAGAACGCTGTGGGTGGTCGGGTGCCTCGCGCTGTTCGCGCTGGGTGTCTGGCTGATGTACCGGGGCTGGCAAAATCGCGCGGCGCGTCAGCAGGCGCGGATCGGCGAGCTGCCGCCGGTGCCCGCCGAGCTGGGCGCCCAGGTGCTCGAGCCGACGACCGGGATGTATCTCGGCAGCACGATCGCGCCGAGCTGGCAGGACCGAATCGCCGTCGGCGATCTGGGTTTCCGTGCCACAGCGGAACTCACGCGGTTCGAACGGGGAATTCTGCTCGAGCGCGACGGGGCGACGGTGATCTGGATTCCGGAGGAGTCCATCACCGCGGTCCGCACCGAACGCGGTCACGCGGGCAAAGTGATGACGGAAGATGGTGTGCTGGTAATTCGCTGGAAGCTGCCGACCGGAACCGAGATAGACACCGGTTTCCGAGGTGACGACAAGACGGTGTATCCGGCGTGGGCCAGGACGACGACGGGAGATGAACGAACGTGAATGAAGCGGCTGCGCTGGTGCTCGAGGACGGCCGGGTGTTCCGCGGCACGGCCTACGGCGCCGTAGGCGAGACGCTCGGCGAGGCGGTGTTCTGCACCGCGATGACCGGGTACCAGGAAACCCTGACCGACCCCAGCTACCACCGCCAGATCGTGGTGGCGGCGGCACCGCAGATCGGCAACACCGGATGGAACGACGAGGACGACGAGTCCTCGAAGA from Nocardia bhagyanarayanae includes these protein-coding regions:
- a CDS encoding aspartate carbamoyltransferase catalytic subunit, coding for MRHLLSVTDLDRAAASELLDEAERFEQALLGREVHKLPTLRGRTVMTVFYENSTRTRVSFEVAGKWMSADVINVSASSSSVSKGESLRDTALTLHAAGADALIVRHPASGAAHQIAHWMDGWARAEGRSSGPAIVNAGDGMHEHPTQALLDALTLRQRLGDIEGKRVVIVGDILHSRVARSNVFLLHTLGAEVVLVAPRTLLPVGVEAWPARVSHHLDAELPGADAVLMLRVQAERMNGGFFPSAREYSVNYGLSERRLALLAEHAVVMHPGPMLRGMEIASAVADSPKAAILQQVTNGVHLRMAVLFRLLVGAQEAVA
- a CDS encoding dihydroorotase; amino-acid sequence: MSGLLIKGALIYGEGEPVDVFVDEGEIRQIGTDLGIVDAEIIEAKGQILLPGFVDLHTHLREPGREDTETIETGSAAAALGGYTAVFAMANTNPVADSVVVTDHVWRRGQEVGLVDVFPVGAVTVGLEGKQLAEMGTMAAGVGAVRMFSDDGHCVYDPLIMRRALEYSNSLGVLIAQHAEEPRLTKGAVAHEGPTAARLGLAGWPRAAEESIVARDALLARDAGARVHICHASTAGTVELVKWAKSQGISITAEVTPHHLLLDDSRLETYDAVNKVNPPLREASDAAALRQALAEGIIDCVATDHAPHAEQDKCCEFAAARPGMLGLETALSIVVQTMVEPGLLDWRGVARVMSEQPARIVGLDDHGRPLEVGEPANLTLVDPGATWTVRAAELASISNNTPFEAMTFPAKVTATLLRGRVTAREGKAVLGTGGP
- a CDS encoding transporter: MERTLWVVGCLALFALGVWLMYRGWQNRAARQQARIGELPPVPAELGAQVLEPTTGMYLGSTIAPSWQDRIAVGDLGFRATAELTRFERGILLERDGATVIWIPEESITAVRTERGHAGKVMTEDGVLVIRWKLPTGTEIDTGFRGDDKTVYPAWARTTTGDERT